CTCATCGTGGGCAGAAGGGTACCGTCCAAGCATGAAACGGTAGAGCTTCTCAACAACCTTCGATAGATCTATTTCAGAGTTGCACCCTTCAATCTCCAAATATGCTGGCGCATGGCCAATTTTCCGGTAACCGATACTGATAGCTGCCTTGAGTCGCCAATTAACCCCAAAGCCTGCCTCTTCAGCAAACTCCTCTAACTGATCAGCAAATTCAGCAGGAAGAAGATCAGGGCGAGAATATCCGATTGACGTCAGTGCGTAGATAAGCCACGCTTGCCGTTCATCGTATTCACCAAGTAATTCTCCAATTACAGGAACTGCATCGGCAACAAGCGCAGGACGCTGATAACCAATAGCACCAATTGCTTTTGCACAGTTCTTTGCAACTACCCAGTTGGAACTTCGTTTGTACTCTTTCCGGTCTAAATTCTGAATTAGAAACTCAATAGCATCTTCAGCAATATCAGGCGTGATCTCATGTAAGTATCCGGAATCAACAGGTGCTATAGTGAATTGATTCTGGTCAATATCCCTATCTGCCATCGATGAGGTCATTGGATCAGATCCACGCCATTGTGGTAGTTCTTGATCGCGGGGTCGTGTACTCAGCAGAAAAGCTAAGGAAAGCGCAGCTTCCCTTGCAGGCTGGACGAGTTCTCCATTAAGTTGCTCAGTGAGATCAGAAACAACCGTGTCTAATTCGCAAGCACGAGCACAGAGTGCGGCGTTCTGACGAAGGAGCATTGCTGCATTAGTACTGATTACATAGTCATCATGGTTCAAACACTCACTAACTGCAATAATGAGTATCTCTCGGAGACGGTCACTCTCGAAGCGACTCCTAGAAGCAACTTTCCTATTACGGTAATCGTCAAAAATAGTTGCTGGATCAGAAGAAGTGAGCAATGCCTCAGCAAGCGGGACAAACTCTTTTCCGTGAATATGGGCCACACCAGGGAGCATGAATGTTAATTATATCACCCAATTCCAACGGTCCGTATAGAAGTTCGGGTTATGGTAGCAGTTAACGAATTTTTAGAGGAGGTAGAATACGTGGCTGGAAAAGAACTGCTGTCAACGTATCACCCAGGCCGACAACGCTCTTGAGTGCATATGGACGGTTTCAGGCGAGGTCGGCGTACATAGACTGTACAACGCGAATGGGGGCCTCTGGGTTGGATTTTTTACTGATGGAACTGTAACTGATTTGTGAAACGACTGATTTCCGCGTTTGGAGCAGGGATCCTATTCCTCGCCACAATCATATGTGTCTTCCTTTATTTTGCCGCAGAAGGCCGTTTTGAGCCTGAATTTGTATCGTCAGTGGTTACGTCTATGTTAGTTCTCGTTACTGCAGTATCTGTCTTTTTGACGTTGTTACTCCTCAGAGAGAACCGAATTGCCAGAGAAAGGGAAATTGAGCCAGCGTTCAATATATCACTTGAATCAGTATTTGCTGGCGGGTCAAACTTCGTTATTGAGAATATCGGTAATGGTCCCGGACAGAATATTGAGGCAATCTTGACATTAGAGCCACAAGGGGACAAACTGATAGAAATAGAGCGAAAGAACATGCGTCCAGATGATACAGTGTTGGAATTACCCTCAATGGAGGAACCTACAGTTAGTATTGATGAGGGAGAAACAGTGAAGCTCGAGGGGACCTGCGAGAACATATTTGGAAAGAAAGTGGACATATACGACGAATCCAAGATAGACACCCTGAGAAGGGGATCGATGGATGACCTTCTCCGAGATGAAAGCGATAGACTGGAACGTAATTTAAAAAAGATAGAGAAATCGATTGAATCTCTTGGTGACGAAATAGTGTTGGATGAATTTGACTTGTTTATCAGAAGAGAAAATGGAGAAGTAATACTAGACTGTCTTGAGACACACGGAGGTCTCACAATAAGAGAACTCTCTAAGCAAATTGGAGTTCCTGCGTTCAAGTTATTCTCGACTATAGATTGGTTAGAGAACGCTGGATCAATAGAACGAGATGGAGACTGGGAACCAGATGCGATGATAAAACTCCAGAACTGATCCCAATTTACCCAGTCAAGCGGAGACTGCTGATTTGATGCGAGTACGCCAGCATGAGACGAGCCTGTTTCTCATCAACGCGCTGATGAACAGGGAATTGCGTTACTCGAAGCCGTCAGCGACAATTGTACTATCAAGTCCCAAGATGATATGTGTGTTAGGTGTGAATCGCGTATTTAATTCTCTTATACGCAAATTCGGAAAGTATGAGTGCTTAGAGTTCCAAGAGAATGGTATGCGGAGCCCGAAACTGCTTCCCCTAGCCTTACTCGCATTAAATGAAGAGGGGCAGATAGAGGGCATTACCCGTTTTCAGAAATTAGTCTTCATGGCTCAAATGGAAATAGACGATCTACAGACTCGTAAATATGAATTTGATAGCTACAAGTACGGCCCATTCTCCAAGGAACTTTATGACGACTTAGACCGGCTTGCTAGGAATGGGTATATTAATCGGTCAGTTGAGAAGACTGGTAATGAAAATGAAAAACACATCTACTCTATCACAGAGAAGGGGAGTGATTACATTTTTCAAATTTTAGAGCGAGATTCAACTCAGGATGATTTAGCAGTAGAGGACTTAAGACAGCTAAAAGAGGAATATAACGATATGCCGATACTCCAACTAATTCGATTAATCTATAATCAACACCCAGAATATGCTAAAGATAGTAAATTAGACGTATAATTAGGTCCCTTCACTGTGCTCAGCGTTAGTCTCACCTTCTAACTCCTGACGTAATTCCTCTTCAAGTTCTTCATCAGACTCTTTCTGATCCGACTTTTCTGCTGCTCTCGGTTCAATAGGTGCATAGCCAAGTTCTCTTAGCACTTCTAAATCAAGAT
This genomic interval from Halalkalicoccus subterraneus contains the following:
- a CDS encoding PadR family transcriptional regulator, which produces MRSPKLLPLALLALNEEGQIEGITRFQKLVFMAQMEIDDLQTRKYEFDSYKYGPFSKELYDDLDRLARNGYINRSVEKTGNENEKHIYSITEKGSDYIFQILERDSTQDDLAVEDLRQLKEEYNDMPILQLIRLIYNQHPEYAKDSKLDV